CAACGATAGCACCTAAAGTTAACCATTGCCTAAGAAGATTTGAGCCTAAAGATTTTCTATCCGTTTTCATGTTAATTCTTGCTTCCTTAATTGTTTGTTTAAGAGCAAGACTATACCAGTGGCGATTAATCCTACAGTCAAGAGGGGAACCCAAAGTGATAGCAGGGATAAGATAATTGAAGTTGCGGATTCAAGTGTAGAAACAAGAGCATTTCCGATTCCTGCGGTGAACGCTGTTGAAGACAAGCGAACCATGCTTGTTAATGCTTGAACGATACCCGCAGAACCTCCACCAGCAATTACTGCTACCGTCCACTGGATCAAAGGATCGTTATGGGGAAATAAAGCAGCGGTAAGAGAAGTTCCGACTGCGATCGCTAGCGGTGTGGAAACTGTATCCAGTAAATTATCCACCCAAGGAATGTAGTAAGCAGCAATCTCAATAAAAGTTGCTACGCTAAACGCGATTAATGCCGGATAAGTCCCAACCCACTGAAAATCCTGTGAAAGTGGCAGATGTCCAATTAGCGCAGCCATACTCATCACGAGGGGCGGGACAAAAATCCTAAAGCCGCAAGCCGCGCTCAAGCCGATGCCAATTGCAATGCTTATTACAGTATCCATTTTATTTTTTATTCTGGCTTGCGTCGCCCTCGATGCCATCCGCTCCAAGTCAGATTTAGGGCAGGAAGTTGCTACTATGCGATCGCAGGGTTATATCGCCCCACCCCAATAACCTTATGCTTGCAATATATGAAATGTCAAAGCTGGCTCTTACTCAAAGTTTCGTAATCTAAAATCTTGCATCATTATTATTTACTTTTTGATACCCTCGTTCCCAGGCTTAGCCTGGGAACCAGAACAAGAGGCTCAGCCTCTTGTTGAGACTGGTGCAAGATGTCAGCTAATCTAAAATATAAAATCTAAAAGTTTTATATCAACTCCCGTTATTCTTAACACAAAGCAGAGACGCGGATTTGTCGCGTCTCTGCTTTGCGTTAAGAACTAGGATGAAAAATTTATTCGGAGTTGCTGTAAGCTACAAATTCTCAACTCAAGCTGTCTGTAGTTCAAGGCTTGGATAGTCGATATACCCTTTCTCATCTCCTCCATAAAAGGTATCGCGATCCGGCTTGTTTAATGCAGCATTTGCTGCAAAACGCTCTGGCAAATCAGGATTAGCGATATATAGCCGTCCATAAGCCACTAAATCAGCATCGCCTGAAGCCAAAACCGCATTTCCTAATTCGAGATCGTAGCCACCTGCTGTAATCAGCGTCCCGTTGAAGATAGGACGAAAGTAACCTACAGGGAAGCCTTGTGTATGATTTTCTACCGTATTATGGTTATCGGTTCTAGGGTCAACCAAGTGGAGGTAAGCCAAATTAAAACGGTTGAGAGCAGCAGCCACGTAGCTGAACAAAGCACCAGGATTTGAGTCGGACATACTGTTAAATGTACCGCTGGGAGAAAGGCGCACGCCTACTCGTTCTCCACCCCAAACTCCAACAACTGCTTCTGTTACTTCCATCAACAATCGGGCGCGATTTTCAATTGAACCGCCATATTCGTCAGTGCGTTTGTTCGTGCCATTTTGAAGAAATTGGTCAAGCAGATAACCGTTGGCGCTGTGAATTTCAACGCCATCAAAGCCAGCCGCCAGTGCATTTTCAGCGCCTTTGCGATAATCTTCTACAATCCCTGGAATCTCTGCTGTCTCTAAGGCGCGAGGAGTGACGTAGGGTTTTGGCCCCTCTAGGGTGCTAGCGTCACCTTCAGGAGCGATCGCGCTTGGTGCAACTGGCAACTCTCCCCCTGGTTGCAATGATGGGTGAGAGATTCGCCCAACGTGCCACAGTTGCAGGAAAATCCGCCCCCCATGTGCATGCACTGCATCTGTCACCAGCCGCCATCCAGCAACCTGTTCTTGCGAATGAATCCCTGGTGTATTCGGATATCCCTGTCCTTGAGGCGACACTTGAGTTGCTTCAGAGATAATCAAACCCGCTGATGCTCGTTGTGTATAGTAAGTCGCATTCATCTCTGTTGGGACATTCCCCGCAGCAGCACGGTTTCGAGTTAACGGAGCCATCACAATTCGATTGGGAAGTTCTAACGAACCGAGCTTTACAGGTGAGAATAGATTCACATTGGTACTCATTGGATTAATCTCCATTTAAGATAATTAGTCTGCACTGCTGATGTAGCTCTATCATCAAGCCGAGTCGCTAGTTCAAGCCCACAATATTATTTGCTTAACCTCTCCCCCAACCCCTCTCTAACAGCAGAGGATAGTATGATTCCCCCGCTTCTCTTGCAGGGAAAGAGTTTGGGGGTTTAGGTCTGGCTTATAGTGTATTAAGTTTGTCAGCAAGCACTTCTTTAGTAACTACGCCAACTACTCGATCCACTACTTGACCATCTTTGAAAAATAGAAGCGTGGGAATGGCTTGGACGTTGTAGTGCAAAGCAAGTTGTCCATAGTCGTCAATGTTCAACTTGCCAACCTTGGCAATCCCTTCAAAGTCAGCCGCTAGTGCTTCAATTAATGGGTTGACTATTCGACAAGGACCACACCAAGCCGCCCAAAAATCTACGAGAACCGGAGCTGAACTGGCAAGGACTTCGCTTTCAAAGTTGTCTTCGGTCAGTTTGATGTACGTGGAGTTGTTCGACATGGTTTGAGCCTCCTTTAGGCTGATTGCAACCCATGCAAGACGTTAAGTAGTTAAACAACCATTTGAGTTAATACTAACCAGCCTACTAGGGATTGTCAAGTGGTTATTTAACTATTTCACTAACCAGCTGCAAGCCGTAAGATAGAAGTAAGGCGAACCTCACCCCCAACCCCTCTCCTGCAAGGAGAGGGGAGAACAAGTCCCCATTTCTGGCAAGGGAAGGGGGTTAGGGGGGTTAGGCACTCCGCTATAGCTTATGTTTTAAGCGTTAACCCAATTCAAAACTTAAAATCAATTGCGACTTACCCAGTCAGGATGCGATCGCGCTATGGCATTTATTCCCATCGAAAATCTAAACATCATGGATATCAACGACAACATACAATTGGCCTCTGTATCTAAAATTGCCCAGCCAGACACAGAACTTCGAGCTAAAATCTTTGCGGCGCTGTCCGACCCAACGCGCTTGCGGGTTGTGGAATTGTTGGCTGAAAGTGGAGAGATAAGCGGTTCAGAAATCGCCAATCGGTTGGGGATTAGTCTAGCTTTGTTTTGCCACCATTCTAAAACGCTGTGCGAGGCGGGATTACTCCAGACGCGCAAAGAAGGTCAAACTAAGTACAACTCGCTGAATCGCGAGTTATTGGTTGATTGCTTTGCCAGTTTGATATGCAAAGAGTTGATAACAAC
This portion of the Microcoleus sp. FACHB-831 genome encodes:
- a CDS encoding alkene reductase, which codes for MSTNVNLFSPVKLGSLELPNRIVMAPLTRNRAAAGNVPTEMNATYYTQRASAGLIISEATQVSPQGQGYPNTPGIHSQEQVAGWRLVTDAVHAHGGRIFLQLWHVGRISHPSLQPGGELPVAPSAIAPEGDASTLEGPKPYVTPRALETAEIPGIVEDYRKGAENALAAGFDGVEIHSANGYLLDQFLQNGTNKRTDEYGGSIENRARLLMEVTEAVVGVWGGERVGVRLSPSGTFNSMSDSNPGALFSYVAAALNRFNLAYLHLVDPRTDNHNTVENHTQGFPVGYFRPIFNGTLITAGGYDLELGNAVLASGDADLVAYGRLYIANPDLPERFAANAALNKPDRDTFYGGDEKGYIDYPSLELQTA
- a CDS encoding DUF4126 domain-containing protein, producing the protein MDTVISIAIGIGLSAACGFRIFVPPLVMSMAALIGHLPLSQDFQWVGTYPALIAFSVATFIEIAAYYIPWVDNLLDTVSTPLAIAVGTSLTAALFPHNDPLIQWTVAVIAGGGSAGIVQALTSMVRLSSTAFTAGIGNALVSTLESATSIILSLLSLWVPLLTVGLIATGIVLLLNKQLRKQELT
- the trxA gene encoding thioredoxin, with amino-acid sequence MSNNSTYIKLTEDNFESEVLASSAPVLVDFWAAWCGPCRIVNPLIEALAADFEGIAKVGKLNIDDYGQLALHYNVQAIPTLLFFKDGQVVDRVVGVVTKEVLADKLNTL
- a CDS encoding helix-turn-helix transcriptional regulator; the encoded protein is MRLTQSGCDRAMAFIPIENLNIMDINDNIQLASVSKIAQPDTELRAKIFAALSDPTRLRVVELLAESGEISGSEIANRLGISLALFCHHSKTLCEAGLLQTRKEGQTKYNSLNRELLVDCFASLICKELITTRSDSA